One Desmodus rotundus isolate HL8 chromosome 10, HLdesRot8A.1, whole genome shotgun sequence genomic window, AACCTATTTaatgatgtttattttgttttgttttgttttgttttgtttgtgtgtgtgtacacatttagTTTTATTGTAACAAAGCAACTTGTACACTTTTAACGTTTAAAACTGAGCATCATCTTTCCTTTCcagtgaaacaaaaagaaaatttaaaaataaacaggaacaaaATTACAATAGAGAAATGTCAATTCCGAATAAGATCCTACAAGGTTCTGCTGATTCTCCCATGGAGTGGCAGGACTCAAGTCATCATTaggagagaattttattttaaaagtgtcatCTTAAATTGCAAGGATGTCCATTAACATCACGATTAAACATGCCAAAGGAGAAGCCATGTTGTCCAAATGCCCACTTAACCCCCCCAAACATCTCAAACCCACCCTTTGCTGACCTTCTATAAcccctttttttaagtttttttttctttttttaaacaagagaaaGTAGACAGATACATGTTGGTAAATGCTAACTGTCCATATTCACATAGAGACACAGTGTAATCTCTGAGCCCAATatacagagaaaggaggaaaaaagctaGAATTCTATGCACGACTACACGGGGGCCTAGCAACCTCCAGCTTCCAGCAGAGCTAAGGAGGTGgaaggtgtttcttttttctcacagAGCACGGTGGTGTTGATTCCATAAAGTTTTTGTCAAGATAGGAAGggataaaaatgaatttggaacaGAAAGGGGCAGAGATTCTTTTCCCACTGTATTCTGCTCAAGGtacatccccccccccaaataaggTGAGAACCATGgtgtaaaggagagaaaagagacctCAAAAACAGGGAGACTGAGCAcaaggcggggagggggggggaagacTGCAACTTGCTCCCAGGGactggagaaaattttaaaaggttggAATCCGTCAGTGTCCCATTAGTCAtcttctccttcatcttcctctccttcctccccctcatcatcatcttcatcttcttcacCTTCATCCTCATCCCCTTCTTCATCAATATCTTCCAACCCTTAttcctcttcatcatcatcatcatcttcttccccttccccttcttcgtCATCCATATCAGGGACCAAGTAGTACTGTAATGGGTTTGGCCAAATATCATCTTTGATGACTTCTCCTAACTCATCTGCACCTGCGTCAGAATGATCAGGAAACCAGGTGAAAAAGCTCTCTGGTTCCTCGTGCTGCCTCTTCCTGCTGGCTTTATTCTGCGTTTGACTTGAACGTTTCGTCAAATCCTTTCCAGATTTCCATTTGATTTCAGTGGACTTTGAAGATGGATCGCCACTCTCATTCAGATGAAATTCTTTGGAGAGAACTTTGTTTTCAAAGTAAggattttcatcaaaataaaaatctattctgTAACCTGATTTAGTATCTTCAAATTCTGTCACTTCAACTCTTGTCAAATAATGCAGCGcctcctcatcctcttccccAAGCAGTGCAGACACTTGTGGATGGTTGACAAATGTTGTTACCCAAATATTTGGGATTTTGGCGATCAATTCTGACCTCTTCTGAAAAAATGGTTGGCGGAGTTTGTTATATTTCTGTTCTAGTTTCAAAATCTCCTCACTGGCTTGTTCATTAAGTCTGTCTATTTCATTTTGTACTTCATCAATATGTTCAATTGCctcttgctgttctttttcttcctttggcaaATCCAGAGCGGTTGACTTCTTCTCTGGCTTGGGGGCAGAAGGTCTCGGTTTCTTCGCTATGGGTGGGAGCGCAGATGGGCGTTTGGGAGCCATGCTGGGAGCAAAGTTGGAGAATCTAACCGAGGGGAGGTTGCACGGCTGGAAGAAGCTGGGCGAAAGGAGACCGCCCCAGGTGCGGGAGCTTTAAAGCAGGCCCGGAGCGGACCTGACTGGAGGGGATATTTACGAGACAGTGgtaatgatgtttattttttgtctgcattttaacattttgccTGAGGTAAAACACTGCATTGTCATTCAACAGTTTTATCATACAGTTTGCTACTTCTTTGTCAGGGTGATATTTGTCAGTAAAACTgcatttctccattttatgcttctgcccactttgttgaatattaattgaccatagagacttgggtttatttatgggctctctattctgttccatttgtctatgtgtctgttcttatgtcagtaccagactgttttgattacagtggccttgtaatatagtctgtatgatcc contains:
- the LOC112322777 gene encoding protein SET; the encoded protein is MAPKRPSALPPIAKKPRPSAPKPEKKSTALDLPKEEKEQQEAIEHIDEVQNEIDRLNEQASEEILKLEQKYNKLRQPFFQKRSELIAKIPNIWVTTFVNHPQVSALLGEEDEEALHYLTRVEVTEFEDTKSGYRIDFYFDENPYFENKVLSKEFHLNESGDPSSKSTEIKWKSGKDLTKRSSQTQNKASRKRQHEEPESFFTWFPDHSDAGADELGEVIKDDIWPNPLQYYLVPDMDDEEGEGEEDDDDDEEE